In one Bradyrhizobium sp. 4 genomic region, the following are encoded:
- a CDS encoding IS66 family transposase, whose protein sequence is MSLKPDDLPSDLASAQAALLIEREALRAERDARLRVEVERDAAAAKVSRIQAEAINWQAEAANARAKLSDNEALIAHLELRIEKLKRELYGPRSERTARLIEQLELELEELVTTASEDELAAQAAAAKAQSVRAFTRKRPVRKPWPDDIERERVVIEAPTTCACCGGSRLAKIGEDVTKTLEEIPRRFKLIETVREKFTCRDCEKISQPPAPFHATPRGFIGPQLLATILFDKFGMHIPLNRQSARFKAEGIDLPLSTLADQVGHGTFAVMALFHLIERHVLAAERLHGDDTTIRILAKGKCTTGRIWTYVRDDRPFAGPAPPAAVYYASSDRRGEHPQKHLAAFAGILQADCYNGFEPLFDPQKKAMPITPAFCLAHARRGFFELADIEKNAREGKKGKPVSPIALEAVRRLDALFEIERAINGCGADERRAVRQEKSKPLLEDMHAWLLRERETLSRSSEVLKPMNYMLRRWDDFARFLDDGRICLTNNCAERALRGIALGRRNWTFAGSQRGADRAAIMLTMITTCRLNDVDPKAWLADVLARIADLPASRLHELLPWEWKLLRQADKPAGQQAA, encoded by the coding sequence ATGAGTTTGAAGCCGGATGACCTTCCTTCGGATCTCGCCAGCGCCCAGGCGGCGCTGTTGATCGAACGTGAGGCGTTGCGGGCTGAACGCGACGCGCGGCTGAGGGTCGAGGTCGAACGCGATGCGGCCGCGGCGAAGGTCAGCCGGATACAGGCCGAAGCCATCAATTGGCAAGCCGAAGCGGCGAACGCGCGGGCGAAGCTGTCGGACAATGAGGCGCTGATCGCGCATCTCGAGCTGCGGATCGAGAAGCTCAAACGCGAACTGTACGGGCCGCGTTCCGAGCGCACGGCGCGGCTGATCGAGCAGTTGGAATTGGAACTTGAAGAACTCGTCACCACGGCGAGCGAGGATGAGCTCGCCGCGCAGGCCGCGGCGGCAAAGGCGCAGAGCGTACGCGCCTTCACGCGCAAGCGGCCGGTGCGCAAGCCATGGCCGGATGACATCGAACGCGAGCGCGTCGTCATTGAGGCTCCAACGACCTGCGCCTGCTGCGGTGGATCGCGGCTGGCGAAGATCGGTGAGGATGTGACCAAGACGCTGGAGGAGATCCCGCGCCGCTTCAAGCTGATCGAGACGGTACGCGAGAAGTTCACCTGCCGCGATTGCGAGAAGATCAGCCAGCCGCCCGCGCCGTTCCATGCCACGCCGCGCGGCTTCATCGGCCCACAATTGCTGGCGACGATCCTGTTCGACAAGTTCGGCATGCATATCCCGCTCAACCGCCAGAGCGCGCGCTTTAAGGCCGAGGGGATCGACCTGCCGTTGTCGACACTGGCCGACCAGGTCGGCCACGGGACCTTTGCCGTCATGGCGCTCTTCCACCTGATCGAACGCCATGTACTCGCGGCCGAGCGCCTGCATGGCGACGACACCACCATCCGTATCCTGGCGAAGGGCAAGTGCACGACCGGGCGGATCTGGACTTATGTGCGGGATGACCGGCCCTTTGCCGGGCCTGCGCCGCCGGCGGCGGTCTATTACGCCTCGAGCGACCGACGAGGCGAGCACCCCCAGAAGCATCTGGCCGCCTTCGCCGGTATCCTGCAAGCCGATTGCTACAACGGCTTCGAGCCGCTGTTCGACCCGCAAAAGAAAGCGATGCCGATCACACCGGCGTTTTGCCTGGCCCATGCGCGGCGGGGCTTCTTCGAGCTGGCTGACATCGAGAAAAATGCTCGGGAAGGTAAGAAGGGCAAACCGGTCTCTCCGATCGCGCTGGAGGCGGTCAGACGCCTCGATGCGTTGTTCGAGATCGAGCGCGCTATCAATGGCTGCGGCGCCGACGAGCGGCGCGCCGTGCGCCAGGAAAAGAGCAAGCCGCTTCTCGAGGACATGCACGCCTGGTTGCTGCGTGAGCGCGAAACCCTCTCGCGCTCCTCCGAGGTCCTGAAGCCTATGAACTACATGCTCAGGCGCTGGGACGACTTCGCCCGCTTCCTCGACGATGGCAGGATCTGCTTGACCAACAATTGCGCTGAGCGCGCATTGAGGGGCATCGCATTGGGAAGGCGCAACTGGACCTTCGCCGGCAGCCAGCGTGGCGCCGACCGTGCCGCCATCATGCTGACGATGATCACGACCTGTCGCCTCAACGACGTCGATCCCAAGGCCTGGCTCGCCGACGTCCTCGCCCGTATCGCCGATCTTCCCGCGTCGCGTCTGCACGAACTGCTGCCCTGGGAATGGAAGCTCCTGCGCCAAGCCGACAAGCCCGCCGGTCAGCAGGCCGCCTGA
- a CDS encoding site-specific integrase — MAKTRALSSLAIEQLKPRAVRYEKSDGGAAGLFLVVHPSGVKSWVFRFRSPVERDEVGQRAPKKLTLGSLALTASQVEPQIGHPLTPGQARMLATAAAEDVRRGIDPTHVRRQEKAETKREAMRDDTIDAAMIEFLKRYKGRKRQGLRESTRLLTAHYFGLKPDPEQPGEWQTTKNGVLGKWSGRPLASIAKHDAIVLLDGLVDSGRGVTANRTLTTLKTFFDWCVDRDMRESSPVASLDAFANEISRERVLSAAELVAAWKVADREGYPFGRLVQSLILLGQRRDELRELPRSELDMNGTSVLLDDGTRWKEPLWTIPKNRTKNGREHLVPLCSQVVALFKSLPIIKGKSLLFTTTGQTPISGLSKAKKRFDDAMLAELRKADPAAQMEPWTLHDLRRTFYSGLQALGFSIETAEACVNHSSGAIRGVARVYARHKYLREKAQAFAAWGRYVEDLVNKRPASNVHAFQKEPA; from the coding sequence ATGGCTAAGACTAGGGCGCTATCTAGCCTGGCGATCGAGCAGCTTAAGCCGCGAGCAGTTCGCTACGAGAAATCGGACGGCGGCGCCGCCGGGCTCTTTCTGGTGGTGCATCCCTCCGGGGTCAAATCATGGGTGTTCCGCTTCCGCTCGCCGGTCGAACGTGATGAGGTTGGTCAGCGCGCGCCCAAGAAGCTGACATTGGGATCGCTGGCGCTCACGGCCTCGCAAGTCGAACCGCAAATCGGGCACCCGTTGACCCCGGGGCAGGCGCGCATGCTCGCGACCGCTGCAGCGGAGGACGTTCGGCGCGGCATCGACCCAACGCACGTGCGGCGCCAGGAGAAGGCCGAGACCAAACGCGAGGCCATGCGGGACGACACGATCGACGCGGCCATGATTGAGTTCCTAAAGCGCTACAAAGGCCGGAAGCGCCAAGGGCTGCGCGAGTCCACCCGGCTCCTGACTGCCCACTATTTTGGGCTGAAGCCGGATCCCGAGCAGCCCGGGGAATGGCAAACCACCAAAAACGGGGTACTTGGCAAGTGGTCCGGCCGCCCCCTCGCCTCCATCGCCAAGCACGACGCGATCGTTCTGCTCGACGGACTGGTCGACTCCGGCCGCGGGGTGACCGCCAATCGGACCCTGACCACGCTCAAAACCTTTTTCGACTGGTGCGTCGACCGGGACATGCGGGAATCGTCCCCCGTCGCCTCGCTCGACGCCTTCGCTAATGAGATCAGCCGCGAACGTGTCCTGTCCGCCGCCGAACTGGTCGCGGCGTGGAAAGTGGCGGACCGCGAAGGCTATCCCTTCGGCCGCCTTGTTCAATCTCTGATTCTGCTCGGGCAGCGGCGTGACGAGCTGCGCGAACTGCCCCGCTCCGAACTAGATATGAACGGCACATCGGTTCTGCTCGACGACGGCACCCGATGGAAAGAGCCCTTGTGGACGATCCCAAAGAACCGCACCAAGAACGGTCGCGAGCACCTTGTGCCTCTCTGTTCCCAAGTGGTGGCACTGTTCAAATCCCTTCCCATCATCAAGGGAAAAAGTCTGCTGTTCACCACGACGGGTCAGACGCCGATTAGCGGGCTGTCCAAGGCAAAGAAGCGCTTCGATGACGCAATGCTTGCCGAACTGCGGAAGGCCGATCCGGCGGCACAAATGGAACCTTGGACGCTGCACGACCTGCGTCGGACGTTCTATTCCGGCCTGCAGGCGCTCGGGTTCTCAATCGAGACCGCCGAGGCGTGTGTTAATCACTCGTCCGGCGCAATCCGCGGGGTGGCTAGGGTTTACGCGCGTCACAAGTATCTGCGCGAAAAAGCCCAAGCCTTCGCCGCGTGGGGTCGATATGTCGAGGATCTGGTGAACAAGCGCCCGGCCAGCAATGTCCACGCGTTCCAGAAGGAGCCTGCATGA
- a CDS encoding DUF4062 domain-containing protein: MDRIFQVFVSSTFEDLKDERSQVSNALAKAGYIAAGMELFPASDQQQLEFIQRIINRSDYYVVLVGARYGSLADNGRSFTENEFDFARSKGIPVLAFLPAAPESIPFGKVETDPDKREKLEAFKAKLKTGRLVEHWSTVDDLCLKVVTAVAHAMNLTPRAGWVRGDQAIDPKVLQDLERLRIENEELRTRLATYQDDSFFNPALIGPDDGIVVDFQILVPIEGSKTPKTIRHAVEIGLGQVYTSIFDEMREDPRESSICAYIAYFAALNERMTVEGATYHLTDDCRIMLRRQLEALNLIEVAITNDGFIITPKYNWIATKKGKAYAAARLAQAKPGP, translated from the coding sequence GTGGACCGAATTTTCCAAGTCTTTGTCAGCTCGACCTTCGAGGATCTCAAAGACGAGCGATCCCAGGTTTCAAACGCGCTCGCCAAGGCCGGCTACATCGCTGCGGGCATGGAATTGTTTCCTGCCTCGGATCAGCAGCAGCTTGAATTTATCCAGCGCATCATCAATCGTAGTGACTACTATGTGGTCTTGGTAGGCGCTCGGTACGGTTCACTCGCGGACAATGGTCGCAGCTTTACTGAGAACGAATTCGATTTCGCTCGATCGAAGGGGATACCTGTGCTGGCGTTTCTGCCCGCTGCCCCTGAATCCATACCCTTCGGCAAGGTGGAGACTGATCCTGATAAGCGAGAGAAGCTAGAGGCATTCAAGGCAAAGCTGAAGACCGGACGTCTTGTCGAGCATTGGAGCACTGTTGATGACCTGTGCCTTAAAGTTGTCACCGCAGTGGCGCACGCAATGAACCTTACGCCTCGAGCGGGCTGGGTGCGCGGCGACCAAGCAATAGATCCAAAGGTATTGCAGGATCTGGAACGCCTTCGGATTGAAAACGAAGAATTGCGGACGAGACTAGCAACTTATCAAGATGACTCCTTCTTCAATCCCGCTTTGATAGGGCCTGATGACGGAATTGTGGTGGATTTCCAAATCTTAGTGCCAATAGAAGGCAGCAAGACTCCCAAAACAATTCGGCACGCGGTCGAAATCGGTCTTGGGCAGGTCTACACCTCGATCTTTGATGAGATGCGAGAAGATCCAAGAGAGTCGTCAATCTGTGCATATATCGCATACTTTGCTGCCCTCAATGAGCGAATGACAGTTGAAGGCGCCACCTATCACCTAACGGACGACTGCAGGATCATGCTTCGTCGACAATTGGAAGCGCTCAACCTGATCGAAGTCGCAATCACAAACGATGGTTTTATTATCACTCCGAAATACAATTGGATCGCAACGAAGAAGGGCAAGGCCTACGCGGCAGCAAGACTCGCCCAAGCAAAGCCAGGACCTTAA
- a CDS encoding AAA family ATPase: MTSLLEIDEAERLSASLSIDAFHDLTYWWCGGKYEPEMSPPLALGWDIHRQWPNSEGFEIWRDLMHEYESPLLAEHLLGPGDPRQPVTIEQYEAALVDEWAAYDRPKHWLDQLIIDVMHYERERGYEPCGDAWERTEKILNDLAAKVGAKRAADQAERDARVERHRKRVQKFFDLDDAGYAQWQADTRPWGDGLKFERWRDRHFRELLEKTKAMPVIPFPKPAAPTNLIQSSGQFVRDFVPPDYVVDRIFQRRFCYSMTAKTGGGKTAAAMRLAAHVAIGRSIGGIEVEKGTVIYAAGENPTDVQARWLGVTQEMGIDPDAVDVHFINGVVKISENVANIETEVVAKGLKPTLIIVDTVAAYFEGDDDNDNVQMGNYARLLRSMTNLPGGPCVLALAHPTKRAADDDLIPKGGGAFLNEVDGNVALRRNGQVIAFEALGKFRGPSFEPVHFELVTVQHPKLRDTKGRPIPTVVARPVSDMGIVQRELANERDEDTLLRAIDQHPRKSRRDVGKLIGMSDSRVYRLAQKLEAQKLIRNERNGWTLTATGQRELNVMDSRGSGVNQPPLPPARFPGAN, from the coding sequence ATGACGTCGCTGCTTGAAATCGACGAGGCCGAACGCCTTTCCGCCAGCCTTAGCATCGATGCGTTTCACGATCTCACCTACTGGTGGTGCGGTGGCAAGTACGAGCCGGAAATGTCGCCTCCACTAGCTCTTGGATGGGACATCCATCGCCAGTGGCCCAACTCGGAAGGCTTCGAGATCTGGCGTGATCTCATGCACGAGTACGAATCGCCTCTTCTCGCCGAGCATCTGCTAGGCCCCGGCGACCCGCGCCAGCCCGTGACCATAGAGCAATACGAAGCGGCCCTGGTCGACGAGTGGGCAGCCTACGACCGCCCCAAGCATTGGTTAGATCAACTCATTATCGACGTGATGCACTACGAACGCGAGCGTGGTTACGAGCCATGCGGCGACGCGTGGGAGCGCACGGAGAAAATTCTGAACGACTTGGCCGCCAAGGTGGGGGCGAAGCGCGCGGCGGATCAAGCAGAACGAGATGCCCGAGTTGAGCGCCACCGGAAGCGGGTTCAGAAATTTTTCGATCTCGACGACGCCGGCTATGCCCAGTGGCAAGCGGACACGCGCCCTTGGGGCGATGGGCTGAAATTCGAACGTTGGCGGGATCGCCACTTCCGCGAACTGCTGGAGAAAACCAAAGCGATGCCCGTGATCCCGTTTCCGAAGCCGGCTGCACCCACCAACCTGATTCAGTCGTCGGGTCAGTTCGTTCGCGATTTCGTGCCGCCAGACTACGTTGTCGACCGGATCTTCCAGCGGCGCTTTTGCTACTCGATGACCGCCAAAACCGGCGGCGGCAAGACCGCGGCAGCTATGCGCCTCGCTGCACACGTGGCGATAGGTCGTTCGATCGGGGGCATCGAGGTCGAGAAAGGGACCGTGATTTACGCGGCCGGCGAAAATCCCACCGACGTCCAAGCGCGATGGCTGGGGGTGACCCAAGAGATGGGCATCGACCCCGACGCCGTGGACGTCCATTTCATCAACGGCGTAGTGAAGATTTCGGAGAACGTCGCGAACATCGAAACTGAAGTGGTTGCCAAGGGCCTAAAGCCAACCCTGATCATCGTCGACACCGTAGCCGCGTATTTCGAGGGCGACGACGACAATGACAACGTCCAAATGGGCAACTACGCCCGCCTACTGCGCTCTATGACAAACCTCCCTGGTGGGCCATGCGTGCTCGCCCTAGCGCATCCGACTAAGCGCGCGGCCGACGACGACCTGATCCCGAAGGGCGGCGGGGCGTTCTTGAACGAGGTGGACGGCAACGTGGCGCTGCGTAGGAACGGCCAAGTGATCGCCTTTGAGGCACTTGGCAAGTTCCGCGGCCCATCATTCGAGCCGGTCCATTTCGAGCTGGTGACTGTTCAGCACCCCAAGTTGCGGGACACGAAGGGGCGGCCCATTCCGACGGTTGTGGCACGGCCGGTATCGGATATGGGTATCGTGCAGCGCGAGTTGGCGAACGAGCGGGACGAGGACACCTTGCTCCGCGCAATTGATCAGCACCCGCGCAAGAGCCGCCGCGACGTGGGCAAGCTGATTGGAATGAGCGACAGCCGCGTTTACCGGCTCGCGCAGAAGCTGGAAGCCCAGAAGCTGATCCGCAATGAGCGCAACGGCTGGACGTTGACCGCCACGGGCCAGAGAGAGCTAAACGTCATGGATTCGCGTGGTTCAGGGGTGAACCAACCACCGCTGCCGCCAGCACGTTTTCCAGGTGCAAATTGA
- a CDS encoding terminase family protein, with protein MLMAMDMARALDPALLAADAEITLDPWQADFVRSDAPQTAMLIPRQHGKTEAATIKALSVGTTEPDSLILIASPAQRLSDEFVRRSRKTYGRLADVPSLSGDNARRLEFANGSRILALPGDNDGDTLRGLANVRLAIIDEASRCSDELLAAIRPMLATNPRAQLVYLSTPAGKRGAFYETWFANDPDWHRIHVELGSCSRITPEFLARERKNLGETKFRQEYLCEFLDTEDAAFATTIIDAMFTHEVRPLWM; from the coding sequence ATGCTGATGGCCATGGACATGGCGCGCGCCCTCGATCCGGCGCTTCTGGCAGCCGACGCGGAAATTACTCTCGATCCGTGGCAAGCGGATTTCGTGCGCTCCGACGCGCCGCAGACGGCCATGCTGATCCCTAGGCAGCACGGCAAGACGGAGGCTGCGACGATCAAGGCCCTATCGGTCGGTACGACGGAGCCGGACAGCCTGATCCTCATCGCCTCGCCGGCACAGCGGCTCTCCGACGAGTTCGTGCGCCGATCGCGCAAGACCTATGGTAGGCTCGCCGACGTGCCATCGCTTTCAGGCGACAACGCCCGACGGCTGGAGTTCGCTAACGGCAGCCGCATCCTGGCGCTGCCCGGCGACAACGACGGCGACACGCTGCGCGGTCTGGCAAACGTACGCTTGGCCATCATCGATGAGGCGTCCCGCTGCAGCGACGAGCTGCTGGCGGCCATCCGCCCCATGCTGGCGACGAACCCGCGCGCGCAGCTCGTCTACCTCAGCACCCCAGCCGGCAAGCGGGGCGCGTTCTACGAGACTTGGTTCGCTAACGATCCGGACTGGCACCGCATCCACGTAGAGTTGGGGTCGTGCTCGCGCATCACGCCGGAATTCCTGGCTCGCGAACGAAAGAACCTTGGCGAGACGAAGTTTCGGCAGGAGTACCTTTGCGAATTCCTCGATACCGAGGACGCCGCGTTCGCGACAACGATCATCGACGCCATGTTCACCCATGAGGTTCGCCCGCTATGGATGTAA
- a CDS encoding HipA domain-containing protein, whose translation MAFFPVYDVTGSTTDRPEALGTKEKFWLVPHSDVGLTIAGYLFKIGRPSTGENWAEKVCCEILRAAEMPCASYEFAVHGTDQGVVSQQFVPVNGTFVPANMILQAVVKEYDGQLRFRQRRYQVTTCLNVIRQRAIEPPLWTPSTVGDMTAADIFVGYLVFDILVSNTDRHHENWGVVIDHSNQYNPTFRLAPTFDHASSLGRNESDDARRRRLNTIDRRDTVEAYTSRARSALYGPTANERPLLQSEVLDTLIRVAPAATTRWARIFSSIPRKVFEDIFARIDPTLISDEATKFALRMLDANCETIRRAA comes from the coding sequence ATGGCCTTCTTTCCGGTTTATGATGTTACCGGTTCGACCACAGACAGGCCGGAAGCGCTCGGCACGAAGGAAAAATTCTGGCTCGTTCCTCATTCGGACGTTGGGCTCACAATTGCAGGTTACCTGTTTAAGATTGGCCGACCATCCACGGGCGAAAACTGGGCTGAGAAAGTCTGCTGCGAAATTCTAAGGGCCGCCGAAATGCCTTGTGCCAGCTATGAGTTTGCTGTGCACGGAACGGATCAAGGTGTCGTTTCGCAGCAGTTTGTGCCGGTTAATGGAACATTCGTTCCGGCCAATATGATTCTTCAGGCGGTGGTGAAAGAGTACGACGGTCAACTCCGGTTTCGACAGCGACGGTACCAAGTGACTACGTGCCTGAATGTTATCCGACAGCGCGCAATCGAGCCGCCGCTTTGGACCCCTAGCACTGTCGGTGACATGACGGCTGCCGACATTTTCGTTGGCTACCTTGTCTTCGACATCCTTGTGAGCAACACGGATCGCCATCACGAAAACTGGGGCGTCGTGATCGATCATTCGAATCAATACAATCCGACCTTTCGTCTGGCACCGACCTTTGACCATGCGTCTTCGCTGGGGAGAAATGAATCGGATGATGCAAGAAGGCGCCGCCTAAATACGATTGACAGGCGAGACACGGTAGAGGCGTACACTTCTCGTGCCCGCTCGGCGCTGTACGGACCGACGGCCAATGAAAGGCCTCTCCTGCAATCAGAGGTCCTCGATACGTTGATTCGCGTAGCGCCCGCTGCAACTACCCGTTGGGCAAGGATATTTTCATCAATACCTCGCAAAGTATTCGAGGACATCTTTGCTCGAATCGACCCTACACTCATCAGCGATGAAGCGACAAAGTTCGCATTGAGGATGCTAGATGCCAACTGCGAAACGATCAGACGCGCTGCGTAG
- a CDS encoding MerR family transcriptional regulator, which yields MDKAPDAFRTISEVAQELDIPQHVLRFWETRFSQIKPMKRSGGRRYYRPDDVDLLKGIRRLLYGEGYTIRGVQRILKEHGVKSVQGLADSAAAVSFGAIEDAVGASLMEPEEETGVRGARDSDDDDYQGEEEEGIDFRFSETDDEEILTTFRKGGTPAAPAGPSAIDRERLGRVLAELIACREMLDQALKDA from the coding sequence TTGGACAAGGCGCCGGATGCGTTCCGAACCATCAGCGAAGTAGCGCAGGAACTCGACATTCCGCAGCACGTGCTGCGGTTCTGGGAGACGCGTTTCTCCCAGATCAAGCCGATGAAGCGCAGCGGCGGCCGCCGCTATTACCGCCCCGACGACGTCGACCTGCTCAAGGGTATCCGCCGTCTCCTCTACGGCGAGGGCTACACCATCCGAGGCGTGCAGCGGATCCTCAAGGAGCACGGCGTCAAATCGGTGCAGGGCCTAGCCGACAGCGCGGCCGCGGTCTCGTTCGGGGCTATCGAGGACGCCGTCGGCGCCAGCCTGATGGAGCCCGAGGAGGAGACCGGCGTCCGCGGCGCCCGCGATAGTGACGACGACGATTACCAGGGTGAGGAGGAGGAGGGCATCGACTTCCGCTTCTCCGAGACCGACGACGAGGAAATCCTCACCACCTTCCGCAAGGGCGGCACCCCCGCCGCGCCCGCAGGCCCCAGCGCCATCGACCGGGAGCGCCTCGGACGGGTGCTCGCCGAACTCATCGCCTGCCGCGAAATGCTGGATCAGGCGCTGAAGGACGCCTGA
- a CDS encoding integration host factor subunit alpha, translated as MTDQSKTVTRVDLCEAVYQKVGLSRTESSAFVELVLKEITDCLEKGETVKLSSFGSFMVRKKGQRIGRNPKTGTEVPISPRRVMVFKPSAILKQRINAQHRTNGDASKAQPEA; from the coding sequence ATGACCGATCAAAGTAAAACCGTAACGCGTGTCGATCTGTGCGAGGCCGTCTACCAGAAGGTGGGGCTGTCGCGCACGGAATCGTCTGCCTTCGTGGAACTCGTGCTGAAGGAGATCACCGATTGCCTTGAGAAAGGCGAGACGGTGAAGCTGTCCTCGTTCGGCTCCTTCATGGTCCGCAAGAAGGGTCAGCGCATCGGTCGCAACCCGAAGACCGGCACCGAGGTGCCGATCTCGCCGCGCCGGGTCATGGTGTTCAAGCCGTCCGCGATCCTGAAGCAGCGGATCAACGCCCAGCACCGCACCAATGGCGACGCCAGCAAGGCGCAACCCGAGGCGTAA
- a CDS encoding beta-ketoacyl-ACP synthase III — protein sequence MTQIRSVVLGCGSYLPEQVVTNAQLAARIDTSDEWIVQRTGIRERHIAAEGEFTSHLALKAAQAALADAGVDAQSIDLIVLATSTPDNTFPASAVAVQHGLGINHGAAFDLQAVCSGFVFGLATADNFLRTGAFKRALVIGAETFSRILDWTDRGTCVLFGDGAGAVVLEAQEQPGNAATDRGIVTTHLRSDGRHKAKLFVDGGPSSTQTVGHLRMEGREVFKHAVGMITDVIVDAFKATGLNADSIDWFVPHQANKRIIDASAHKLHIAPEKVVLTVDLHGNTSAASIPLALSAARKDGRIKRGDLVLLEAMGGGFTWGSALVRW from the coding sequence GTGACTCAAATTCGTTCGGTCGTGCTGGGCTGCGGCTCTTATTTGCCGGAGCAGGTGGTGACCAACGCCCAATTGGCGGCGCGCATTGACACGTCCGACGAGTGGATCGTGCAGCGCACCGGCATTCGCGAGCGGCACATCGCGGCCGAGGGCGAGTTCACCTCGCATCTGGCGCTCAAGGCAGCGCAGGCTGCGCTCGCCGATGCCGGCGTGGACGCGCAGTCGATCGACCTGATCGTGCTCGCGACCTCGACCCCTGACAACACTTTCCCCGCCAGCGCGGTCGCCGTGCAGCATGGGCTCGGCATCAACCATGGCGCGGCCTTCGACCTTCAGGCGGTGTGCTCGGGCTTCGTGTTCGGGCTCGCCACCGCCGATAATTTCCTGCGCACGGGCGCCTTCAAGCGCGCGCTGGTGATCGGCGCGGAAACCTTCTCGCGCATCCTCGACTGGACCGATCGCGGCACCTGCGTGCTGTTCGGCGACGGCGCCGGCGCGGTGGTGCTGGAGGCGCAGGAGCAGCCGGGCAATGCGGCGACCGACCGGGGGATCGTGACCACGCATTTGCGCTCCGACGGCCGCCACAAGGCGAAGCTGTTCGTCGACGGCGGCCCGTCCTCGACCCAGACCGTCGGCCATCTGCGCATGGAGGGCCGCGAGGTCTTCAAGCACGCGGTCGGCATGATCACCGATGTGATCGTCGATGCCTTCAAGGCGACCGGGCTCAATGCCGACAGCATCGACTGGTTCGTGCCGCACCAGGCCAACAAGCGAATCATCGACGCGTCCGCGCACAAGCTCCACATCGCGCCGGAGAAGGTGGTGCTGACGGTGGACCTTCACGGCAACACCTCGGCGGCCTCGATCCCGCTGGCGCTGTCGGCGGCGCGCAAGGACGGCCGCATCAAGCGCGGCGACCTGGTTCTGCTCGAAGCCATGGGCGGCGGCTTCACCTGGGGCTCCGCGCTGGTGCGCTGGTAA
- the plsX gene encoding phosphate acyltransferase PlsX produces the protein MPSKVRIALDAMGGDAGAAVVIPGAAISLARHREIEFLLIGDRAKIEPELDRHPALKAASKIIHTDVAVSGEDKPSQALRRGRRTSSMWLAIDAVKKGEADVAVSAGNTGALMAMSRFHLRTLPGVDRPAIAGMWPTRRGDSVVLDLGASIGGDTHHLVSLAIMGAAMASVLFNKKRPTVGLLNIGVEEIKGHEEIREAGEILRARNLPELDYLGFVEGDGIGKGVADVIVTEGYSGNIALKAAEGTARQMAELLRDEMKRGWLSKLGYLFARNAFQALRNKMDPNKSNGGVLLGLNGIVVKSHGGIAAEGFAYAIDVGYEMVKFDLLNKINQMLNREGGALNSVQAAQEAVS, from the coding sequence ATGCCAAGCAAGGTTCGCATCGCGCTTGACGCCATGGGGGGCGACGCCGGCGCCGCGGTGGTCATCCCAGGCGCCGCCATCTCGCTTGCCAGGCATCGCGAGATCGAATTCCTGCTGATCGGGGACCGCGCCAAGATCGAGCCCGAGCTCGACCGCCACCCCGCGCTGAAGGCCGCCTCGAAGATCATCCATACCGATGTCGCGGTCAGCGGCGAGGACAAGCCGAGCCAGGCGCTGCGGCGCGGCCGCAGGACCTCCTCCATGTGGCTTGCCATCGATGCTGTGAAAAAGGGCGAGGCGGATGTCGCGGTCTCCGCCGGGAATACCGGCGCGCTGATGGCGATGTCGCGCTTCCACCTGCGCACGCTGCCGGGCGTCGATCGTCCGGCAATCGCCGGCATGTGGCCGACCAGGCGCGGCGATTCCGTGGTCCTCGACCTCGGCGCCAGCATCGGCGGCGATACCCACCATCTGGTGTCGCTCGCCATCATGGGCGCAGCGATGGCCAGCGTGTTGTTCAACAAGAAGCGTCCCACGGTCGGCCTGCTCAATATCGGGGTCGAGGAGATCAAGGGGCACGAGGAGATTCGCGAGGCCGGCGAAATCCTGCGCGCCAGGAACCTCCCCGAGCTCGACTATCTCGGCTTCGTCGAGGGCGACGGCATCGGCAAGGGGGTGGCGGACGTCATCGTCACCGAGGGCTACAGCGGCAACATCGCGCTGAAGGCCGCGGAGGGAACCGCGCGACAGATGGCGGAATTGCTCCGGGACGAGATGAAACGGGGCTGGCTGTCAAAGCTCGGCTATCTCTTTGCGCGCAACGCCTTCCAGGCCCTGCGGAACAAGATGGACCCGAACAAATCCAACGGCGGCGTGTTGCTGGGGTTGAACGGGATCGTGGTCAAGAGCCATGGCGGAATCGCTGCCGAAGGCTTTGCCTATGCGATTGATGTTGGCTATGAGATGGTCAAATTCGATCTCCTCAACAAGATCAATCAGATGCTCAACCGCGAAGGTGGTGCACTCAATTCCGTGCAAGCCGCGCAGGAGGCTGTTTCGTGA